DNA from Cheilinus undulatus linkage group 20, ASM1832078v1, whole genome shotgun sequence:
GCCTGGTGGCCACCTTCTGCTCATCGGGGCTCTGGGAGAGAGCTACTACTTTGGGGGGCCTGGGGTGAAGATCCCTGTAGTTCCTCTGAATGAGGCCCAGGTTTGTGCTAGTTTGAATGAGAGTGGCTACACTCTGATCAGACTGGAGGTGTACACGCTGCCCCAGGACATGAGGGTGGGGGTCGATGATGTCAGTGGGGTGTTCTTTGTGAAGGCAAGAAAGGATTAATAGGTGCAACACAACAAAGTAGGATACATGATACTGATATAATTaacaaatgaacatttaaacGTCATTTAGTCTGGATAGAGATAGCCTGATAGTagtcttcatttattttacaaactacaTTCATAAACATGGATAAAATACTTCTCCTATATtcattagaaaaataaatgtcttttcTAAAGTAGAGTAGGTGCATGACCTTCCTCTGTGTTGCCACAAGTCATCACCAGTGCCATAAATGCAATCAAATACTGCCCCCTACAGCCCATTAGCAGCAACTACAGCATCATGAATGTAATGCCTCTATTGTTTTCAGACTTTTGTATAAAAACCTAGTATTTATTTAATACCATAACAGTTTTCAGACTAGTCCTGTGTTGATAAACTTTAAGTTGCCGTTATCCAGTAAAAGAATGATGATGTGTTATGTGATATGTTTTATAATAAcgcaaataaaaatgaaatgtgaaaGCAGTGATTTGGTGTTGTCTTATCTAAAACTGACAGATATGTATAAGCAAGACCACCCATGAGGTGGCATTAGGAGTCTGCACAAAAAGCActtgaaggactctcagactgagaaacaagattccttggcctgatgaaaccaagatagAACTGTTTGTCTTCagttctaaatgttatgtctggaggaaaccagtcGCAGCTCATCACCTGTCTATTACCGTTACAACAGTGAAgtatggtggcagcatcatgctgtgggggtgtttttcagtaGCAGGGACTGGAatactggtcagggttgagggaaagctgaatggagcaaaggaCAGAGATATTATTAAtaaaaacctgttctgcagcactcaggacctcagactgggctgaaggttcaccctccaacatgacagtgaccctaagcacacagccagaacaacacaggagtggctaaGGGGCAACTGGCCCAGCCAAACATTGAACATCTCTGCTGACCATCGacggtccccatccaacctgactgagcttgagaggatttgcaaagaagaaaatggcagaaaatccctcACTTCAGGTGTGCAAAGCCTTTTGCATGTTCAGAGAGActcaaggctgtaattgctACCAAAGGTGCTTCAGCGTGGACTGAAACAGAGCAGAGTTACAGCTTCAGCTGAAATGACATACATTTAAGTCGAGTGTGGTGACTGAAATGCAAATTCCAGCTAACCCTTTCTTTGGAGCAGCACATTTCCCATGAATTCATTGTActcataaagaaaaacacaaacacttcaGGCCTATTGTACCACTTTAATTAGCAACCAACACGGAACAGTGTTATATACAAGGTCAAGAATAAACGTTCATCATGTATGTATACAATGGActgtttctgaaaaaataagTCCTCTCCGCTCTCCTACATCCTGGCAGATCATACCTGCTCATCACCATGATATAAAGAGTCTGTACATAATATCACAACAAGAAAATAACTGTGCTGTATCAGCATGACCGGTTGGACTGGACTGATGATTTACCATAAAACTTCGATGAATACTCTTGGCTCTTATGTACCTCAGTCTATGAGATGACCCTGCCCTTATAAAAGAATGGGTCTCCAATGGAACAGACAATGAAATTGTAAATTTACACCAGAGAGGATATTTCACAGTGTAACAAATGAGGACACTtataattaaatcaaattacaaATCACTAACTTGATTTTGCTTTGTTAGGCAGCTCATCTATGTTAACCTGCTGCTCTGAGGGGGAAAGACTGAGACACTGAGGCTGTTAATATGACAAATGTGCTGACCTAAAGAGCCCAGTAATCATATCACAAAGTCTTAAGTTGTTTAAAGCCGTGCTTCTCGACTCGTCTagcttcaggacccaccacctcttCCTGAAACCCTTGAGGAAAGTGAACACAAAATAGAGCCGTTTTAAAACTTAATGGAATGAATAGCAACTTGCATTCTGTATAATTACCATATTATGGTAAATCATGTAACAATATATTTCAGATGTGGTCCATATACTACAATTACCCCAATAACTCTGACTGAACTGAATAAGGCCTACTAAAAACACCCTTTAACACTTAACTTTATCACtgtagacagacaggtagatctGTGTGTAAAACATATTTCGGCTAGCAGAATCTGCTTACAAGTCTTATCTTAAGGTGTctcttttaaatgtgtatttaagcATCTGTATAATCACATTAAAATAACCATTATGGTGTGAACTAACATGACTTAAAGCGCGCTCACCCTGCGCCAGTTGCACTGCTCCGTGGCAAAGCACTATCAGGCTACCGAGCCTGAGCACGGTTACCTCTTGTACAAACATCATCACATTGTTTTACAGCAAACACATGGCTTTGCTTACAAGCAGCATGTCTGATCCATAAATTCCCTATCCTCCCTGTTCAGTTAATTTTCTGGGGGTTCCATTTCCTGTTTAGAACCATCCTCAGATGGGGAactcttgtttctttttttccagttctgtttatatttgttttgttttcttgttctaATTAAagacttgaggaaaaggaaatcatgtgacccaatGGGACAGGTgaacatttcagaataaaagctctcatgtcaaaataacagccatccattgtgtttttacagaattaacactCCTCTGccagttgttttctgtttgttttttttttctgtgattattttataaaaaacaaaaattaccCGTTCATTTAGTACACACAATAATAAACGAACTTTTCCATCAAACGTGTATATGGATAAACACCTCAAGCAGTCCAGGCTAATTCattcatattcatttattttcctcctaATATCATTATAGTCCATTAAGTCACCAATACCTTGATACATTGTTTAGAGTAAATAGGCCTATTATCATACTGTAAAACAGGCATTCTCAAGCTTTTGGTGGatagggaccccttacagggcagaaaattttccaaggacccccaaATAACCATCACACTGATTAAACATATGCTAACTGCCATTTATACTgctagatgctgtattttaaactcttaaacctaaatacaagctcttgtcctattgagtgtggcttcttactttttgtgaccctttgagcagccaaataagaagccctctgtgctttttctgatGTTGTGGTCAGGTTCGCCGTTTGTGTTTTCTGGCCGATGTATTCCTCACTTTTCgtcatgtatttatttgctttttaatgacatggcatttctttaataaattagttaaaattattttacggacccccaagctgtggctcacggacccccaggggtccctggaccccagtttaagaaccactgctgtaaaacACAGTGGCTAAGTAGGCTAAAATTTTGatatgagggcttttattttgaaatgttcacctttcccaCTGGGTAACATGATTTACTTTTCtgaagtatttcattaaaactagaaaacaaaataactgaattgaaaaaacaaatttacctattttttaaaaaattgtttcttCCATTTTAtgtcaaatgaaaaaagagaaagcagaATAACAAGACTGTCTCCCAATTTCAaaggtttcaaccaggaaataaAACGACCAGAAAATACACTCACCCTCCTTGTATACTCAGCCTGCTGCTGCGCCCCTTCCCACTGGGTGTGTTTCTGGAGTGGTGCACAGCACAGTGTAGCCTGAACAGATTGGACCAAAACggcatttgaggagaacgaggcaatAGCTATGGGCATGGTTTTGTTATACAGGGAGCTGGTAgcaattaacctgacacaccagaagGATTTGttctcacacatccatctggaaaacctcctacagacagtgtttgggagagggcagagcctttaaaaaaagaagtcgaagggtgattgaatgaacgttttgtctgtcacatctttacgggccaatcagagcgccAAAACACGTTACAttgtagccgctaccaaggagtaaactccatagagaactgcataatgcgaaccatggcgagtggtgactgtagactttaacaactcagtgctgttctttgttcttctcttaacaaagaaatgtcctcaagttctgataaaactgacaccgTAGCAGCATACACGCTATTCTCTTCCGCCACAACTGCACTGGCCttttgtcgctgcttgcttatgtcaaaCTCCgccgtgcccaaaagtactgcccctcagcgttgattggtcctgtcactgtcactgaaaacttttcagctccagtGTCCGCAATCTATGATAGCATTTTACTGTCAAGCTCAAGTTACAACTGGAGCTGCTCATGCCCAGCACCTCAtcttgtcttgttgctctgactggccgtaaagatgtgacagagtgttcgtccaatcacctttccAGACACTTAGTATGGGAATGTTCCCAGGTGAATGTGAGATATATTTCACGCAATGGACATATACAATTTTCtttctggtgtgtcaggttggCTTAAAGCATTCTCATTCCTGTTTGGGTTGTCTATCTCTATTTAGATAGACAACTTTTGGCAGTAGCTCTAAAAAAATTGACCTGGTAATTATCTTGAGAGGGACATAGTAGACTTGCACTTCTAGCACGCACCAGAGACAGACCGGAGCATGTGCTTTGGAATTGAAAAGATTGCCTAGAAAGGGAGCAACATGCTCTAGAGTGTGCTACGCAGAAGGAGTATGTGGTATTTGAGGGTTAGGAGTCAGCACAATGAACACAGAGGACATGGCCGCAACTTTACTCAACTTGTGgcttattttgactcattgtgTTCGGTTACAGCCCTCTGACACTCCTAGATTTCTTGATTATGCATTGGCACACATCATTTTGCATTGAGTATACTTTTATGTTCATGTTGCATACCTTTGCTTGGCAATTATGCTGGGCTGAAGCCCGTCTCTGCCATCTGTGCCAAAGCCAAGAAAGTGCACCATGCTTGAGCACAGCATAGAGCACTCACTAGTCAGGCCAACTAGTCTTGCCTAATGTGAATAAATCCGACTCTTCACATAAATAATCCAATAATCCAAAAGGTACAAAacaaataatctgttaaaacttgtttaatctaaaaatgaaaacacctTTGTCTGCATTGGAAGTGCTGCAGTTCGTTGCAATTCTTATCTTCCTTGTTTGGTGTCCTTGGCTGACTGAATTTGGCCTCACAGCTCACTGAGAAAGGATTTCCTTTAAAGCATTTCCTGCCCCCACATTAAGACTCTAACCTTTCTGAATGTTTTCTCCCTTATAGACATGGAACTCTTGctgcatgcacacactcacataccCACATAACACACACTCATATATACACCCATGCATACACACGCACGGTCCATACGTGTGGTATGCAAGGCTGATTCACACTGAGCCCCTTCTCCCTCTGAGTCCTCTTCTTTTGTCATTCTccctttccttcctttctttctttgtcttcCTCTCCATCTCCAGCGTGAGGGCTGAGATCAGCACATCCTGTCAAACTGTCCACTGAAGAACTCTGACCTCTCAGTGGTTTGCTTTCTTCTCTTACATCTGGAGATAAGGGGATTTTAAAGAGCATGTTATGGCTATGTTTGATAGAAAAGCCAGAGAATAGACAAAACAGGTTAAATGAATCCCCTTCAACCACCTGTCTGCTGGCTCTCCttgtcctcttcttcttcagaaGACGCATCATCTTTGTCCATGGAAGTCATGTCTAGGGAGGACAGGTGGGCCAGGGCCATCCTCTGGACAGCTAAAAGACAAAGCAGAGAGCAGAACAGAGGAGCAATGAGCTTTTGACTCTGGAAGGGTTTCTGATTTCAACTGCTAGAGAAAATATCTAGCTTTTTTTGCTACTAAATGTGTTCACTAATTGCaaaattctgtttatttacatgGTGTTAAAAGTTGAATTTGGCAGCTGGTTACATCTAAACCcagcacaaaaagtaaattaGTTTGTGATTGGTAGATTATTTCCtcattgtaacaatgcttcttggcaatgaaTCACACActtttggaaagcctgtttattacccttttaaatggtactaattttgtaaggaacatgcctttgtgagatgagcagcagagctgagtacgtGGGTTATGCCTCTTAAAATTTTGTCAAATCATGTCCGACAATGCCAAACACCTTACTctaccattgactcttgttttgtggTGTTTGGTTGATTGAATAAGTGAAGTCAGAAGAAACAGGACATATtagcaatttaacaatttatttaggagcctcagtagtgagtggaagaaccatacacagccacaacagcctggtcaccagcctggtcaaacactgctgtgggatggcatcccattcttcaaccagcatttgtccctaatcagccatgtggttgtgttggtcactctggcacaaatgGCACGCCCAAGATGATCCCACTAGTGTTCAGTGGACTTAGAGATAAGGACTGCTgacaggccattccatcctctcaaCTCCCAAAtcctggaggtagtctctgataaaccccgcccTGTGGGGGGgggcgttgtcatcttggaggatagagtttggtcccagactgtggagatatgggattaccactggttgcagaaactcatcttgatatctctctgcattgagattgcctccaatgaggACCAgtctcatttttccagtgagggcgatgccgccccacaccatcacaccgCCTCctccaaaagatgttactctattggtgcagcaatcagcatagagTTCTCCACGTCTTTACCACACgttgaccctatgatccaactgccgAAGGCAGAATCTGAACTCATTACTGAACATAACTTTCTTTCGAATGTTCAGATTCCAGTGCATGTATTGTAGACAACAGCACAAACCGGCCTGttggtgaagggcagtcatggtaGGCcacctggcagccctatgaaaCTGGAGATTGGCTGcatgcagtctgttctggattgtctgggcagagagccgttGGCCGTATCATcttgcaaaccttgactgcaaattgttagaagacagcctacaggTCCTaagctctgacaggaagaggAATCGGTCTTCTTGGGACGTTGTTATCTTGGGACGTCAACTTCagggcctgtctctgacatcccccatTACACAGAACTTGGCCTTCAGATGGTACAAGGGCACACTGCCAGTTAGGCACCTGATTGTCTGCAACttggggtaccagaagctcaaagcaagagtcaatagcaacatcaaaataagctgtttggcaccggcagagaagatttggcaaatttttcatgggtgcaacccacatactcaacTCTGCTGCTTACCCCACAAATGCTGTTCCTTACAAAAGTGGCACCATTTGAAAGAGAAATAGGCTTCCCAgcaagatttattgccaagaagcttTACTTAAACAAGGAAATAATCTACTAAACATAAATTTCCTTACCTTTTGTGCTACATTCAGATAACATGGTTGGTCACTGATTTATTCCTGCACCTCAAAAAGCAGCAGACTAACCACAGGTTTTCCGCAAAACCTCCATCATCCCTGCCCCAGACTTTGATATGGAAGTTGATCAGCATTTTTAGATAAAAGAAagctgaaacatgcaaaaacatgtcAATGAGGACAAGAAGCAGGGGTATGGATGGGCCTTATGGGTCTGGGCCCACCAACTTGCCCATTTGGCCCACCCTAAACCTTTGGGGGATAACAGACTTTCATTGCTTATACTTTGAGTGCTTTTTAACACCTAAAATACAatcttctctttaaaaaaaataaactcagtatTATCATGCAGCAGTCATGTGTGAAGCCAACAATCATATCAAGCATTTTTAGGCTGCCCTGGCTTGTAGAGGTGCACTCAGATGCGTGCACATCTCTCAGCTCAGCAGCTGATCCacgacagagagagagagctacaaCTCTCACCAGGCAAAAGTCAGGACACTTCTGAAGGTTTAACCAACACCTTTCCCTCATCGATCAGATCCACAGTGACTTACACTACCtctgctgagagagagaggtgtcTGATTTCATAACTGGATTAACGTTTCTTAATGACATGAAAAACTGCAGCAAATCAGAGATGGAAAGGCACAAGTTAGTGCTGAATGTTCTTGTCTGATCTGATTGTCTTTGCATTGTCTTCAAAGCAAATATCAAACCGTTTCTGATGATATAACTGTAGACAGACAGCGTCATGTGCTGCTATTTTCCCATCACCACAGACACTCTTTCTGCTGTATAAACAAAGATTTATTCATCTTTATCATCAAAAAGAAAGGATTTTCTTCCATAGAGGTTGAAGAATGACACTCTGAAGATCGGTTTATGGGTCTTTAGCAtggcagaaaaacaacagaatcaAATTTTCTGCATTAGGGAATAAGAACTGATGCTAGATcagtaaataaattaatatgacTCATGAGTTTTCTGCATGTAAACAAAGGTCATCTCTATCATGGGCTGtaaaaaaatccccccccccccgatttcttattttttgcagttttgttaCAGTTAAATGTTTAAGCTCTTCACATGAATTTATggacaaatacttttcacagcatTGTACATGAAGTTATGTCAAATAAGCAATGTGTGTATGTTTGCATGGgtgtgtgagagggagagagagcccATGTTGCAGCTGTTTGCCTGTCTTATAATCCAGGATGATCCAGAGCAGAATCACAGCTGTCTCTGCTCCTAATctcacatcacacacacatttaaacgcacacattcacacaaacacacgctcAAACACACACCTCTCACTGGGTTTTTTGGAAAGGCACATATTCCAAACAGATAAAGACCACATGGCAGTTGCCACAGCATATTAAGGTCTCCCAAATTGCTGTCACGTTGTGCCATTTCACAGTGAGACACATCGAAGAGTGTTTACCTTTCAGTGAGGGTGGCTGGTAGGTCGACGAGTgaaccagtttggcttttataGCTCCGTTCTCCCCCAAAACCCACTGCAAGAAAGCATCAGGGAGAGTTAACAGAGTAAAGATGCATTATGTGTGCAGTATATAGTAAAGTGTGGCATGGATATTGTTTAATTCACAAACCAAACGTTTGTAGCATAACAAGAAAACATATGAGGTAAATTACTTAGCACTGCATTTCATTatacagctgcaaaaatgggacaTGTCTACAGGAAAATAATAAAGGCACTATTCTCTAATGCCAACTGTGGTGTATTTTATTGAGACACCATCTCAAAGCCtggctgatttatttttattttcctcatgTTGCACTCTGCCCCTTGGAACAGACTTGGATTCTTgcttcagttccaaaaaagttgggacattgtgtaaaatgtaaataaaaacaggatgtaatgatttgcaaatctcataaacccacattttattcacaatagaacacacacaacatatcagatgttgaaaatgggacattttatgaaaaatattagcttatttcaaatttgattgcagcaacacatctcaaaaaaaagttgggacacggaacaaaaggctggaaaagtaagtggtgctaaTGGAAAAACAGCTGTAGGAGCATTTTGCACCTAATTAGAGTAATTGGCAATGGGTCAGTGACataactgggtataaaaggaacaatgtagagaggcagagtctctaagcagtaaagatgggcagaggatcaacaatctgagaaaaaaactgtctaaaagTTGTGGAACAAATTCAGGAAAGTGTTCCTCAACACAAAATTGCAAAGATTtagaatatcccaccatctacaggatgtaatatcatcaaaagattcagagaatctggaggaatctctgtgcacaaaggACATAGCCGAAGGTCAAAATTGGATGCTAGTGATCTTTCAGGCTTCAGActgcactgcattaaaaacaggcatgattctctactggaaatcactgcaggaACACTTCCGGAAATCATTGtctgcaagttaaagctgtatcatacaAAGACAAAGCCATATAATCACctgatccagaaatgctgcagtcttctctgggccaatgCTTATTTAAAATAGACTGGGGAAAAATGGAAagctgttctgtggtcagacaaatcaaaatgtgaaattctttttggaaaccacagatgctgtcTCCTGTGAACTGAAGAGGATAGAGACCATCcagcacagttcaaaagcctgcatctctgatggtattgGGTTGCACTAGTGCCTGTGGTGTGGGAAGCTTCCACAATAGAAAGACAATATCAAAGCTGAAATGTATatggaggttttagagcaacatacactcccatccagacatctcTTGCTATATATATCATGCTatacaatggtaaacatggcactgtcccaacttttttgatatGTGTTAATGTCATGAAATTCAACTTAATATTGTGAATAAATacgagtttatgagatttgcacatgattgtattctgtttttatttacatttgactCAACACCCATACTCTTTTGTAACTGGGGTTGTAATTAATCCTATGGTAAATAtgctgaaatctgtttttcttatCTTCTTCAGCCTGCATGAATGCAATGGGCAAAAGCAGATCATGTCATCTACTGAGGCAGAGTCATGTTAACAGCACTGGCCCATGTAACATTAGGTACTCCAGTGTTAATGCAGTCCgattctcccagcatcctcttCATCCACCCATGTGTTTGACTGCTTTTAGGTCCCCAATTCTTTTGTCACCACTATACACCAGTGGCACATTGAGATTATGTAAACACCCACTCTCTCTTATGCCATCTATACATGCACTCCTGCCTCCAAAGCTTGTACCATTTTCCAGAGAGGCTTTCCACAGCCTGAGAGCTGCATTTGCTTGGTGTGTATAAAGAGCAAAAGTAAAGTGAGGGATTATCAAtccagaaaacaaaataattcacACTCCTCAGAATGGACAATGCATCTCCACGACCGTTCAGCGAAcaacagtgaagccaaaatacccctGTGACAGGAGCTGACCTGTTGCACTGGTGACATCATTTTGAACCAAGTGTAGAAGGAAGCCAGCTGTGACTGCAGAATCAACGGTCATTTGTTGTGGTAATCTTTGCAAGGAATTTAGAGATTTCCCAATCTAGGGTCCATAACATCATCATAAAATTCAGGGAATCTGCAGAATTTTCTGCATGTAAGGGGATAAGGTGAAAATCAGGAACAAACGCCCATGACTTTTGATCCTTCCGGCAGCACTGTATTAAAAAACAGCATCTttctgtgatggatgctacAACGTTAGCTTGGAACACTACATTGGGAAATGTGTGCTGGGGTCTGATGAGTCCACTTTTCAGATTGGTTTAGGAAATAATTGCCATTAAGTCCTCCAGGTCagggtcaggtatgggagcacaTGCCAGTTTGGCACTTGGTCAACCTTGGTCCTCTACTGATCTGGCTTCTTAACAGCCATTGCCCAGGCCttcaccaggcccatgccccatctcttcaGGTATCCTCAGGCTgacaggcctcacaagagtatcataagacttttgtccacatgctcagatactgtgATCACCACACTGCCTTGCCCAGTGAACCCCTTGCCCTATGTATGAGGCCAACTCCACAACTGATCTCAGCCATGCACTTAGCGGATCGATGGTTTGCGCTGCCAAGGTAGATGAACTACTCCACGACTTCCACACTCTCTACACTAACACAGATTTGATGGACGCTTTCAAGGCGTCCTCAAATGCCTggttctttattttggcccaggagacgtcCATTCAGCATTTCAGCTTCCTCACTCAgcatctacagtctccacaaggatcacaccatcatcagcaaagtctaGAGTAGATCTGGACATCACCACACGACACCCAAAAGAACCATCCAGACTGTCATCAATGctaagttcaaaagccagcgtCTGTCACATGGGGGGTGTGTTAGTGCCAGTTGTATGGGTAATTTgtacatctgtgaaggcaccattgGATAGGCTTTAGAGCAACATCTGCTTTTATTCAGCCATTCTTCAAGGATATTTCTGCTTATTTCAGTCAGACAACGCCTGCATGACTGcacgagttacaacagcatggcttcacagtattGTGGTGCAGGTACTAAAATGGCTTACATGCTGTCCAGACCTGTTTTGCAGTCAAAATGTATGGCACATTATGAAGTGCAATAAACTCTGCACTGACGAGCAAATTAAGATGcacatcaagcaagaatgggaaagaatttCACT
Protein-coding regions in this window:
- the LOC121528717 gene encoding protein phosphatase 1 regulatory subunit 1B-like, coding for MDPFLPADTELVDQEADKDARRKIQFSVPSAVPTQLDPRQVEMIRRRRPTPATLFRLTDPPSPEEDLGPHQWVLGENGAIKAKLVHSSTYQPPSLKAVQRMALAHLSSLDMTSMDKDDASSEEEEDKESQQTDVREESKPLRGQSSSVDSLTGCADLSPHAGDGEEDKERKEGKGE